One genomic window of Microcoleus sp. AS-A8 includes the following:
- the corA gene encoding magnesium/cobalt transporter CorA: MRERRVPDLELATQTEEKEEEEDLFDYFYDKPGTLPGTLTIGQDAAPSKIVLIDYNDSSATRIQLTRPEDCGSYLDTESVSWVDVSGLGSEDILKQLGKVFDLHPLVLEDVVNVPQRPKVEDYDDQLVIIAQMVMLKDKGDGFWIEQVSFVLGKHYLLTVQEEPQRDCFGPVRDRIRTNKGSVRKAGPDYLAYTLLDAVIDGFFPVLEDYGERIEALENEVMLNPTPQTLEKIYQVRRELLALRRSIWPQRDAINTLIRGGSNLIGSEVSIYLRDCYDHAVQVMDMVETYRELASGLMDVYLSSVSNKMNEVMKFLTVMSSIFIPLTFIAGVYGMNFEYMPELKMKSGYFVCWGIMVTIAMALFFFFWRRGWFKNFYSINND; this comes from the coding sequence ATGAGAGAAAGGCGTGTCCCGGATTTAGAGTTAGCTACACAAACCGAAGAAAAAGAAGAAGAAGAAGATTTATTTGATTACTTCTACGATAAACCCGGAACTTTACCGGGGACACTGACGATTGGACAAGACGCCGCACCCTCTAAGATTGTTTTAATTGACTACAACGACTCCAGTGCTACTCGTATTCAGCTTACTAGGCCGGAAGACTGTGGATCTTACCTAGATACCGAGTCAGTTTCTTGGGTTGATGTTAGCGGTTTAGGTAGTGAAGATATCTTAAAGCAATTGGGTAAAGTATTTGATTTGCATCCCCTTGTGCTGGAAGATGTGGTTAATGTACCTCAACGCCCGAAAGTGGAAGATTACGATGATCAGTTAGTAATCATTGCCCAGATGGTAATGCTCAAAGACAAGGGAGATGGCTTTTGGATTGAGCAAGTCAGTTTTGTATTAGGCAAACATTATTTACTTACTGTACAGGAGGAACCCCAACGAGATTGCTTTGGCCCTGTGCGCGATCGCATTCGCACCAACAAAGGCAGTGTTCGCAAAGCCGGACCCGATTATTTAGCCTATACCCTTTTAGACGCGGTAATCGATGGGTTTTTCCCCGTACTAGAAGACTATGGTGAGCGCATCGAAGCGTTGGAGAATGAGGTTATGCTCAACCCAACACCCCAGACTTTGGAAAAAATCTACCAAGTCAGGCGAGAATTGTTGGCATTGCGTCGGTCAATTTGGCCTCAGCGAGATGCGATTAATACCTTGATTCGTGGTGGAAGTAACCTAATTGGTTCCGAGGTTTCAATATATCTGCGAGACTGTTATGATCACGCAGTCCAAGTAATGGATATGGTGGAAACTTATCGCGAACTAGCTTCAGGTCTAATGGATGTTTATCTGTCTTCAGTCAGCAATAAGATGAATGAAGTGATGAAATTTTTGACCGTAATGTCATCGATTTTTATCCCACTCACGTTTATTGCTGGAGTTTATGGTATGAATTTTGAATACATGCCAGAACTTAAGATGAAGAGTGGCTATTTTGTATGTTGGGGGATAATGGTGACGATCGCGATGGCTCTATTCTTCTTTTTCTGGCGTCGGGGTTGGTTTAAGAATTTTTACTCTATTAACAATGATTGA
- a CDS encoding chromophore lyase CpcT/CpeT codes for MTHSAELITLARYMAGEFDNRQQAIADPVWYVHLRLWLRPVPLFTEDSLTLFAEQANIVNLDQPYRPRILRLYPNPTTPASLQVQFYMLKNPDAIRGAGRNPELLKQLTTAQIEFLPGCTLSVKQRLVSPNAYEFSAFSATNTPCSFSYQGKDYQISLGFEATPEEFRSYDKGIDPATGKATWGALLGPFCFTKRQDFAHELPL; via the coding sequence ATGACCCATTCTGCTGAATTGATTACCTTAGCACGCTACATGGCGGGTGAATTTGACAATCGACAACAAGCCATCGCCGACCCCGTCTGGTATGTTCACCTCCGCCTGTGGCTGCGACCGGTACCCTTGTTTACCGAAGACAGCCTGACCTTATTTGCTGAACAGGCTAATATTGTTAACCTCGATCAACCCTACCGTCCACGCATTCTGAGGCTGTATCCCAACCCAACGACACCAGCCTCTTTACAAGTGCAGTTTTATATGCTTAAGAACCCAGACGCGATCCGAGGTGCTGGTCGTAATCCAGAATTATTAAAGCAGCTCACAACTGCACAAATTGAGTTTTTACCGGGCTGTACTCTTAGCGTGAAACAGCGTCTAGTTTCTCCTAATGCTTATGAATTCTCAGCGTTCTCAGCAACGAATACGCCCTGTAGTTTTAGCTATCAAGGCAAAGATTACCAAATTTCCCTAGGATTTGAGGCTACACCTGAGGAATTTCGCAGCTATGACAAAGGCATTGACCCAGCGACCGGAAAAGCCACATGGGGAGCCTTACTCGGTCCTTTCTGCTTCACCAAACGTCAAGATTTTGCCCACGAGTTACCGCTCTAA
- the psb29 gene encoding photosystem II biogenesis protein Psp29, translating to MNNLRTVSDTKRDFYNHHTRPVNSIFRRVVEELMVEMHLLSVNVDFHYEPIYALGVVTSFNRFMEGYRPERDKASIFDALCQSVGNNPEQYKQDAQWLESMAQRVTGEELVSWLSAPRPQDTLGDLYATVAAIAENPKFKYSRLFAIGLYTLLEKADSELVQDEKRRTEALKKISDGLHLPEEKLQKDLELYRSNLQKMEQVRLVIEDAIQADRKKREKRLQDQNKAATSASDSQESTPGV from the coding sequence GTGAATAACCTTCGCACAGTCTCAGATACTAAACGAGACTTTTACAACCATCACACCCGCCCTGTTAACTCGATCTTCCGACGGGTGGTCGAAGAGTTGATGGTCGAGATGCATTTGCTATCGGTCAATGTTGATTTTCACTACGAGCCCATCTATGCGTTGGGGGTTGTGACATCCTTTAACCGCTTCATGGAGGGCTACCGACCGGAACGAGATAAAGCTTCCATTTTTGATGCCCTGTGTCAGTCGGTGGGGAACAACCCAGAACAGTACAAGCAAGATGCCCAATGGCTGGAGTCCATGGCACAGCGTGTAACAGGGGAAGAATTAGTTTCCTGGTTAAGCGCACCAAGACCCCAAGATACTTTAGGGGATTTGTATGCCACAGTCGCCGCGATCGCAGAAAATCCTAAATTTAAATACAGCCGCCTATTTGCGATTGGCCTATATACACTCCTCGAAAAAGCGGATTCCGAGTTGGTTCAGGACGAAAAGCGGCGGACTGAGGCTCTAAAGAAAATTAGTGATGGCTTACACCTCCCTGAAGAGAAGTTGCAAAAAGACCTAGAATTGTACCGCAGCAACCTGCAAAAAATGGAACAGGTGCGACTTGTGATCGAAGATGCCATTCAGGCCGATCGCAAAAAACGGGAAAAACGGCTTCAGGATCAGAATAAGGCGGCTACTTCTGCGAGTGATTCTCAAGAATCTACACCGGGTGTGTGA
- a CDS encoding SRPBCC family protein codes for MILNFSFKLIAGREGIWCKFALFRTYRALSTAPVDVLWQKIINLADVSWHPLLSSTNAPSGLIAKPGIIYQVVTRLIPIPVRIFVERVRPGELLSVRVLAIPGVEKLVTYQIESTVCGTYVSYSVTLRGWLSPLIWWFIRPYAARVASELAQAAEQIAAL; via the coding sequence GTGATTCTCAATTTTTCCTTCAAATTAATTGCTGGTCGAGAGGGGATTTGGTGCAAGTTCGCGCTTTTTAGAACCTATCGGGCCTTAAGTACTGCTCCTGTAGACGTTCTGTGGCAAAAAATCATCAATTTAGCGGATGTTTCTTGGCATCCTTTACTATCTAGTACCAATGCTCCAAGCGGGTTAATTGCTAAACCAGGAATTATTTATCAGGTGGTCACTCGTTTAATCCCGATTCCAGTCCGAATTTTTGTTGAGCGTGTTCGACCGGGTGAATTACTCAGTGTGCGTGTGCTGGCAATCCCAGGCGTGGAAAAACTGGTAACTTACCAAATTGAATCCACCGTTTGCGGGACTTATGTATCCTATTCGGTGACGCTACGAGGCTGGTTGTCCCCTTTAATTTGGTGGTTCATTCGCCCTTATGCAGCGCGAGTGGCCTCTGAATTAGCACAAGCCGCCGAACAGATAGCCGCTTTGTAG
- the fabG gene encoding 3-oxoacyl-[acyl-carrier-protein] reductase: MEDLPTSSLRLQERVAIITGASRGIGRATALALASEGAKVVVNYATSSPAAEEVVAAITDMGGNAIALQADVSKLDQVDALVNQTLEKLGRVDILVNNAGITRDTLLLRMKPEDWQAVIDLNLTGVFLCTRAVSKVMLKQKSGRIINITSVAGQMGNPGQANYSAAKAGVIGFTKTVAKELATRGITVNAVAPGFIATDMTSGLKSDEILKYIPLGRYGAPEEVAGMIRFLAADPAAAYITGQVFNVDGGMVMA, from the coding sequence ATGGAAGACTTACCAACATCTTCACTACGGTTACAGGAGCGCGTGGCTATTATTACGGGAGCCTCCCGTGGTATTGGTCGAGCAACAGCCTTAGCGCTGGCTTCTGAGGGAGCCAAGGTAGTGGTCAACTATGCCACTTCTAGTCCGGCTGCCGAAGAGGTGGTGGCGGCAATTACGGACATGGGAGGAAATGCGATCGCACTTCAGGCGGATGTTTCTAAGCTCGATCAGGTAGATGCCCTCGTCAATCAGACCCTAGAAAAGTTGGGTCGTGTTGATATCCTCGTTAACAATGCGGGCATTACCCGTGACACCCTACTTCTGCGAATGAAACCCGAAGACTGGCAAGCGGTGATTGACCTAAACCTAACTGGCGTTTTTTTGTGTACTAGAGCTGTGAGCAAAGTCATGCTCAAGCAGAAGTCTGGTCGCATTATCAACATTACATCGGTGGCAGGGCAGATGGGAAACCCCGGTCAGGCGAATTACAGTGCAGCGAAGGCAGGTGTGATTGGATTTACCAAAACGGTAGCGAAGGAGTTGGCTACTCGTGGCATTACTGTAAATGCTGTAGCACCGGGATTTATTGCCACAGATATGACCAGTGGTCTCAAATCCGATGAAATTCTCAAATACATCCCCTTAGGTCGTTACGGTGCACCCGAAGAAGTGGCTGGAATGATTCGGTTTTTGGCGGCTGACCCAGCCGCCGCTTACATTACCGGGCAGGTGTTTAATGTTGATGGTGGCATGGTAATGGCCTAG
- a CDS encoding STAS domain-containing protein: protein MIHIDQKTHTTKDGTTVIVLAPVGRLDITTAWQFRLKLQECISKLSRHVIVNLSQVNFIDSSGLTSLVAGMRDADKVKGSFRICNVHPEAKLVFEVTMMDSVFEIFETEEEALEGVPRSMAT, encoded by the coding sequence ATGATTCATATTGACCAGAAAACACACACCACCAAAGATGGTACAACTGTTATTGTTTTAGCACCTGTCGGACGCTTGGACATCACTACGGCTTGGCAATTTCGTTTGAAGTTGCAAGAGTGTATTTCTAAACTTAGCCGTCATGTGATTGTTAATCTGAGTCAGGTTAACTTCATTGATAGTTCCGGTTTAACGTCCCTAGTCGCAGGAATGCGAGATGCTGACAAAGTGAAAGGGAGTTTCCGTATTTGTAACGTGCATCCAGAAGCCAAACTGGTCTTTGAGGTCACCATGATGGACTCCGTGTTTGAAATCTTTGAAACGGAGGAAGAAGCCTTGGAAGGAGTTCCCCGGAGCATGGCCACTTGA
- the hemF gene encoding oxygen-dependent coproporphyrinogen oxidase, with translation MTAFQTDATTTPQVSPSLPPADSRERVKQLMLQLQDTICQALEKLDGASQFQEDVWDREEGGGGRSRVIRDGAVFEQGGVNFSEVWGEQLPPSILAQRPEAAGHGFFATGTSMVLHPRNPYIPTVHLNYRYFEAGPVWWFGGGADLTPYYPFAEDAAHFHRTLKGACDNHHSEYYPVFKRWCDEYFYLKHRQETRGVGGLFFDYQDGTGQLYRGPHKDSPAAIYSDRLGALAPRRWEDLFAFIQECSSSFLPAYVPIVERRQGLEYGDRERNFQLYRRGRYVEFNLVYDRGTIFGLQTNGRTESILMSLPPLVRWEYSYKPEPNTPEAELYEIFLKPQDWSNWTPLTS, from the coding sequence ATGACAGCTTTTCAGACGGACGCAACGACTACTCCTCAGGTTTCGCCTTCTTTACCACCTGCTGACTCCAGAGAACGAGTCAAGCAGTTGATGCTACAGCTCCAAGATACAATTTGTCAGGCTTTAGAAAAGCTAGATGGGGCTAGCCAATTTCAGGAAGATGTCTGGGATCGAGAAGAGGGTGGCGGTGGTCGTTCCCGTGTCATCCGCGATGGTGCTGTATTTGAGCAGGGTGGAGTTAACTTTTCCGAGGTTTGGGGTGAGCAACTCCCTCCCTCTATCCTGGCTCAGCGTCCAGAGGCGGCTGGACATGGCTTTTTTGCAACTGGTACGTCCATGGTGTTGCACCCTCGCAATCCCTATATCCCCACAGTTCACCTGAATTATCGTTATTTTGAAGCGGGTCCGGTCTGGTGGTTTGGAGGAGGAGCCGATTTAACTCCTTATTATCCCTTTGCCGAAGACGCGGCTCATTTCCATCGCACCCTCAAAGGAGCTTGTGATAATCACCACTCGGAGTATTATCCTGTATTCAAGCGCTGGTGTGATGAGTACTTTTATTTAAAACACCGCCAAGAAACGCGGGGTGTTGGCGGACTCTTCTTTGACTATCAAGATGGAACAGGTCAACTGTATCGTGGTCCTCACAAAGATAGTCCCGCGGCCATTTATAGTGACCGATTGGGGGCTTTAGCGCCACGCAGATGGGAAGATTTATTTGCCTTTATCCAGGAATGCTCGTCATCCTTTTTACCCGCTTATGTGCCCATTGTTGAGCGCCGTCAAGGGCTAGAGTATGGCGACAGAGAGCGGAACTTCCAGCTTTATCGCCGGGGTCGCTATGTAGAATTTAATTTGGTCTATGACCGGGGTACCATCTTTGGTCTACAAACGAACGGGCGCACGGAGTCCATCCTTATGTCTCTACCCCCCTTAGTGCGTTGGGAATACAGCTACAAACCTGAACCGAATACCCCTGAAGCTGAGTTGTACGAGATATTTCTCAAGCCCCAAGACTGGTCTAACTGGACGCCTTTAACCTCATGA
- the groL gene encoding chaperonin GroEL (60 kDa chaperone family; promotes refolding of misfolded polypeptides especially under stressful conditions; forms two stacked rings of heptamers to form a barrel-shaped 14mer; ends can be capped by GroES; misfolded proteins enter the barrel where they are refolded when GroES binds), with the protein MAKIVSFNEESRRALERGVNALADAVRITLGPRGRNVLLEKSYGAPQIVNDGITVAKEIELEDPLENTGARLIQEVASRTKEIAGDGTTTATVLAQALIREGLKNVAAGANPVAVRRGIDKTIAHLVKEIEAMAKPVEGSAIAQVATVSAGNDEEVGRMISEAMEKVTKDGVITVEESKSLSTELEVVEGMQIDRGYISPYFVTDQERMTVEYDNPRILITDKKISSIQDLVPVLEKMARAGQPLLIIAEDLEGEALATLVVNKARGVLSAAAIKAPGFGDRRKALLQDIATLTGGQLISEEIGLSLDTVTPDMLGTARKITIDKDSTTIVSGDENTADVQKRIVQIRKQLAETDSEYDKEKLQERIAKLAGGVAVIKVGAATETELKDRKLRIEDALNATKAAVDEGIVPGGGTTLIRLIPKIGDIKQSLGEEEKIGADIVAKALEAPLRQMADNAGVEGSVIVEKVRTSDVNIGYNAATGKYEDLIATGIIDPAKVVRSALQNAGSIAGMVLTTEALVVEKPEKKAAAPDMGGMGGMGGMGGMGGMGGMGGMGMM; encoded by the coding sequence ATGGCAAAAATCGTTTCGTTTAACGAAGAATCAAGACGAGCTTTAGAGCGGGGCGTTAACGCTCTGGCTGATGCTGTCCGCATTACCTTAGGCCCTAGAGGTCGGAATGTTCTGTTAGAAAAGTCCTATGGGGCACCCCAAATTGTCAACGATGGAATTACCGTTGCTAAAGAAATTGAACTGGAAGACCCCTTAGAAAATACGGGTGCTCGACTCATTCAAGAAGTGGCTTCCAGGACTAAAGAAATTGCGGGTGATGGTACTACAACAGCTACGGTTCTTGCTCAGGCGCTGATTCGGGAAGGTCTCAAGAACGTCGCGGCAGGTGCGAATCCTGTTGCTGTGCGTCGGGGTATCGACAAAACGATCGCGCATTTGGTCAAAGAAATTGAGGCCATGGCGAAACCCGTGGAAGGAAGTGCGATCGCTCAAGTTGCCACCGTTTCTGCGGGTAACGACGAAGAAGTCGGTCGGATGATCTCCGAGGCGATGGAGAAAGTTACCAAAGACGGTGTTATTACCGTTGAAGAGTCTAAATCCCTCTCCACTGAACTCGAAGTCGTGGAAGGGATGCAGATTGACCGGGGCTATATTTCCCCCTACTTCGTGACGGATCAAGAACGGATGACGGTGGAATATGACAATCCTCGCATCCTGATTACCGACAAAAAGATTAGCAGCATCCAGGACTTGGTTCCGGTGTTGGAAAAGATGGCGCGGGCCGGTCAACCGCTGCTGATTATTGCAGAAGACTTAGAAGGGGAAGCGTTAGCCACCTTGGTAGTGAACAAAGCACGGGGTGTCTTGAGTGCTGCCGCGATCAAAGCGCCTGGATTTGGCGATCGCCGCAAAGCCCTGCTGCAAGATATTGCCACACTCACTGGCGGTCAGTTAATTTCTGAAGAAATTGGCTTAAGCCTCGATACGGTGACCCCGGATATGCTGGGAACAGCGCGGAAAATCACCATTGATAAAGACTCTACGACTATCGTCTCCGGTGACGAAAATACGGCAGACGTACAGAAGCGGATTGTTCAAATCCGTAAGCAGTTGGCAGAAACCGACTCAGAATACGATAAAGAAAAACTGCAAGAACGGATCGCCAAACTTGCTGGTGGTGTTGCCGTGATTAAGGTCGGGGCTGCCACTGAAACCGAACTCAAAGACCGTAAACTTCGGATTGAAGACGCCCTCAATGCGACAAAAGCAGCAGTCGATGAAGGCATCGTCCCTGGCGGTGGTACCACGTTGATTCGCTTAATTCCGAAAATTGGCGATATCAAACAGAGTCTCGGTGAGGAAGAAAAAATCGGCGCGGATATCGTCGCCAAGGCATTAGAAGCCCCCCTACGCCAGATGGCCGATAACGCAGGTGTCGAAGGTTCCGTCATCGTTGAGAAGGTGCGGACTAGCGATGTCAATATTGGCTACAATGCTGCCACTGGCAAATATGAAGACCTGATTGCAACGGGCATTATCGACCCCGCTAAGGTTGTGCGATCGGCGCTTCAAAATGCTGGTTCTATTGCTGGTATGGTCTTAACGACCGAAGCCCTGGTTGTCGAGAAGCCTGAGAAAAAAGCCGCTGCCCCTGACATGGGCGGCATGGGCGGCATGGGCGGCATGGGCGGCATGGGCGGCATGGGCGGCATGGGCGGCATGGGTATGATGTAG
- the trxA gene encoding thioredoxin: MTVKKQFSSFEDLLSGSDVPVLVDFYATWCGPCQMMAPILDQVNAQLKGRLQVVKIDSDKYPQLASQYQIHALPTLVLFKNGQPVDRIEGVLPAEQILLRLQALV; encoded by the coding sequence ATGACGGTTAAGAAGCAGTTCAGTAGCTTTGAAGATTTACTCTCTGGCTCGGATGTACCTGTATTAGTCGATTTTTATGCGACTTGGTGTGGCCCCTGTCAGATGATGGCTCCGATCCTGGATCAAGTCAACGCTCAGCTCAAGGGTCGCTTACAAGTCGTCAAAATTGACTCCGATAAATATCCTCAGCTAGCGTCGCAGTATCAAATTCATGCTTTGCCAACCTTAGTTCTGTTTAAAAACGGTCAGCCGGTAGATCGGATTGAAGGGGTCTTACCGGCTGAGCAGATTCTCTTACGATTACAAGCCTTGGTTTAG